A single region of the Halopiger xanaduensis SH-6 genome encodes:
- a CDS encoding DUF5789 family protein, giving the protein MGVRPPSSGDDDEPESIEFGIAAVDAKLRDSDLSFPATKDDVAAELGHERIPYNVHGDDVALGEMLAEVTTQEFRSRQELLNELHQPFEEYRRQNSGGVFQQVRSMLPF; this is encoded by the coding sequence ATGGGCGTTCGGCCACCCTCGAGCGGAGACGACGACGAACCCGAGAGCATCGAATTCGGCATCGCCGCTGTCGACGCGAAGCTGCGCGATTCCGACCTCTCCTTCCCGGCGACGAAAGACGACGTCGCGGCCGAACTCGGCCACGAACGGATCCCGTACAACGTGCACGGGGACGACGTTGCGCTGGGCGAGATGCTCGCGGAAGTTACCACGCAGGAGTTTCGCTCCCGTCAGGAACTGTTGAACGAACTGCACCAACCTTTCGAGGAGTATCGCCGACAAAACTCGGGTGGCGTCTTCCAGCAGGTCCGCTCGATGCTCCCCTTCTAA
- a CDS encoding VOC family protein: MLTRLAWLALEVKYLEPAQRFYAETLEMDVRDGREERTRESGEANGDALTFAAGETDLVLRRPTGVPRGGLHTHFAFSIPAAEYDDWWDRLSERYDGDLKETQFGAAKSLYLYDPDGNCVELGQRDVDGPGIDGVFEVVLEVESLERAESFYADLGFETVDRGSERRRVRMNGPESMDLALELWEPQLGIADARGGVHVDLGFEVEGEVPTQVLEAVRDGVRSVERETDERVVVRDPDGHFLTFTD, encoded by the coding sequence ATGCTCACCCGGCTCGCCTGGCTCGCGCTCGAGGTCAAGTACCTCGAGCCGGCACAGCGGTTCTACGCAGAGACGCTCGAGATGGACGTCCGCGACGGACGCGAGGAACGGACCCGGGAAAGCGGGGAGGCAAACGGAGACGCACTCACGTTCGCAGCGGGCGAAACCGACCTCGTCCTGCGCCGGCCGACCGGCGTCCCGCGGGGCGGTCTGCACACGCACTTCGCGTTCTCGATCCCGGCCGCCGAGTACGACGACTGGTGGGACCGCCTCTCCGAGCGGTACGACGGCGACCTCAAGGAAACTCAGTTCGGCGCCGCGAAGTCGCTGTACCTGTACGATCCGGACGGAAACTGCGTCGAACTCGGCCAGCGCGACGTCGACGGCCCCGGGATTGACGGGGTCTTCGAGGTCGTTCTCGAGGTCGAGTCGCTCGAACGGGCGGAGTCGTTCTACGCCGACCTCGGTTTCGAGACCGTCGACAGGGGTAGCGAGCGCAGACGCGTGCGGATGAACGGTCCCGAGTCGATGGATCTGGCCCTCGAGTTGTGGGAACCGCAGTTAGGGATCGCAGACGCCCGCGGCGGGGTGCACGTCGATCTCGGGTTCGAGGTCGAGGGCGAGGTGCCGACGCAGGTGCTCGAGGCCGTCCGCGACGGCGTCCGGTCAGTCGAGCGGGAGACGGACGAACGGGTCGTCGTTCGCGATCCGGACGGCCACTTTCTCACGTTCACGGACTGA
- the ilvC gene encoding ketol-acid reductoisomerase, producing MTDEFTTEIYYDDDADVSTLDDETVAVLGYGSQGHAHALNLHESGVDVVVGLREGSPSRSAAEEDGLEVATPGDAVAQASYISVLVPDTVQPDVYENTIEPNLESGDTLQFAHGLNIHYNQIQPPEDVDVTMVAPKSPGHLVRRNYENDEGTPGLLAIYQDTTGDAEERALAYAKGIGCTRAGVIETTFQEEVESDLFGEQAVLCGGVTSLVKHGYETLVDAGYSPEIAYFECLNELKLIVDLMYEGGLSEMWDSVSDTAEYGGLTRGDEIVDEHVRENMEETLEEVQNGEFTREWILENQAKRPTYSQLRQAEKNHEIEDVGERLRALFAWAEEEAAEAEAEEVPADD from the coding sequence ATGACTGACGAATTCACCACCGAGATCTACTACGACGACGACGCAGACGTATCGACGCTCGACGACGAGACCGTAGCCGTGCTGGGCTACGGGAGCCAGGGCCACGCCCACGCGCTGAACCTCCACGAGAGCGGCGTGGACGTAGTCGTCGGCCTCCGCGAGGGCTCCCCCTCGCGCTCGGCCGCCGAGGAAGACGGACTCGAGGTCGCGACGCCCGGCGACGCCGTGGCGCAGGCCTCCTACATCTCCGTGCTCGTGCCCGACACCGTCCAGCCGGACGTCTACGAGAACACCATCGAGCCGAACTTAGAGAGCGGCGACACGCTGCAGTTCGCCCACGGGCTGAACATCCACTACAACCAGATCCAGCCCCCCGAGGACGTCGACGTGACGATGGTCGCGCCGAAGAGTCCGGGCCACCTCGTCCGCCGGAACTACGAGAACGACGAGGGGACGCCCGGCCTGCTGGCGATCTACCAGGACACGACCGGCGACGCCGAGGAGCGCGCCCTCGCGTACGCGAAGGGAATCGGCTGCACTCGCGCCGGCGTCATCGAGACGACGTTCCAGGAGGAAGTCGAGTCCGACCTCTTCGGCGAGCAGGCCGTCCTCTGTGGCGGCGTGACCTCGCTGGTCAAACACGGCTACGAGACCCTGGTCGACGCGGGCTACTCGCCCGAAATCGCCTACTTCGAGTGTCTCAACGAGCTCAAGCTCATCGTCGATCTGATGTACGAGGGCGGGCTCAGCGAGATGTGGGATTCGGTCTCCGACACTGCCGAATACGGCGGCCTGACCCGCGGCGACGAGATCGTCGACGAGCACGTCCGCGAGAACATGGAAGAGACTCTCGAGGAGGTCCAGAACGGCGAGTTCACCCGTGAATGGATCCTCGAGAACCAGGCCAAGCGACCGACCTACAGCCAGCTCCGCCAGGCTGAGAAGAACCACGAGATCGAGGACGTCGGCGAACGGCTGCGCGCGCTGTTCGCGTGGGCCGAGGAGGAAGCGGCGGAGGCCGAAGCCGAAGAGGTTCCGGCGGACGACTAA
- a CDS encoding YciE/YciF ferroxidase family protein yields the protein MSIDSTEDLFVSGLKHAYYTEQRLVDALDELESSSSNEELKSGFAEHREETQQHIDRIEQVFEQLDADAEAEEDPVVEGMIQAHEEFMDQNPSDQAIDRFNIAAGQKSEHYEIATYGNLIPMADQLGMDDVADMLEETMREEQDELDTLSQMGEEFDYGELTVSE from the coding sequence ATGAGCATCGACTCAACCGAAGACCTCTTCGTATCCGGCCTGAAGCACGCGTACTACACCGAACAGCGCCTCGTCGACGCCCTCGACGAACTCGAGAGTTCCTCCTCGAACGAGGAACTGAAAAGCGGGTTCGCCGAGCACCGCGAGGAAACCCAACAGCACATCGACCGCATCGAGCAGGTGTTCGAACAGCTCGACGCGGACGCCGAGGCGGAGGAAGACCCCGTCGTCGAGGGGATGATCCAGGCCCACGAGGAGTTCATGGATCAGAACCCCAGTGACCAGGCCATCGACCGGTTCAACATCGCCGCGGGCCAGAAGTCAGAACACTACGAGATCGCCACCTACGGCAACCTCATCCCGATGGCCGACCAGCTCGGGATGGACGACGTCGCCGACATGCTAGAGGAGACGATGCGCGAGGAACAGGACGAACTCGATACCCTCTCACAGATGGGCGAGGAGTTCGATTACGGCGAACTGACGGTCTCGGAGTAG
- the aglM gene encoding UDP-glucose 6-dehydrogenase AglM produces the protein MNVSIIGSGYVGTTVAACLADLGHEVVNVEIDEDIVDAINAGEAPIHESGLEERIAEHAGTALRATTDYDEVLDTDVTLLCLPTPQSDDGSLDLAPMRAGAEMLGDALAVKDDDHLVVVKSTVLPGTTEEVVAPILEEQSGTAIGDGIDVAMNPEFLRMGTAVQDFLEPDKVVLGTRTDAAAEQLRDLYAPILENDSTHLVETDVREAELIKYANNAFLASKVSLVNDLGNIAKEYGADAYEVLEAVGLDDRISERFMRSGLGWGGSCFPKDVAALRAGAREQGYEPELLDAAVAVNDEQPRRLVDLLADHVDLEGARIAVLGLSFKPGTDDIRKSRALDVVEYLRERGAAVVAYDPVAVDNVREQYPDLEIEYADSAASALEGANGAVVATDWPEFDDLTFDGMAKRVLVDGRRIDIDEEELEVYEGLTW, from the coding sequence ATGAACGTCTCTATTATCGGCAGCGGCTACGTCGGGACCACCGTCGCCGCCTGCCTCGCCGATCTGGGCCACGAGGTCGTCAACGTCGAAATCGACGAGGACATCGTCGACGCGATCAACGCCGGCGAAGCGCCGATCCACGAGTCGGGCCTCGAGGAGCGGATCGCCGAACACGCCGGCACAGCCCTCCGCGCGACGACGGACTACGACGAGGTTCTCGACACCGATGTCACGCTGCTCTGTCTCCCCACCCCGCAATCGGACGACGGCAGCCTCGATCTCGCGCCGATGCGCGCCGGCGCCGAGATGCTCGGCGATGCGCTCGCCGTCAAAGACGACGACCACCTCGTCGTCGTCAAAAGCACCGTGCTGCCGGGAACGACCGAAGAGGTCGTCGCGCCGATCCTCGAGGAGCAGTCGGGAACGGCCATCGGCGACGGCATCGACGTCGCGATGAACCCCGAGTTCCTGCGGATGGGGACCGCGGTGCAGGACTTCCTCGAGCCGGACAAGGTCGTCCTCGGAACCCGCACCGATGCAGCCGCCGAACAGCTTCGCGACCTCTACGCCCCCATCTTAGAAAACGACAGCACCCACCTCGTCGAGACCGACGTCCGCGAGGCCGAACTGATCAAGTACGCGAACAACGCCTTCCTCGCCTCGAAGGTGTCGCTGGTGAACGACCTCGGCAACATCGCCAAGGAGTACGGCGCGGACGCCTACGAGGTCCTCGAGGCGGTCGGCCTCGACGACCGCATCTCCGAGCGATTCATGCGCTCGGGACTGGGCTGGGGCGGCTCCTGCTTCCCGAAGGACGTCGCTGCCCTGCGGGCCGGCGCCCGTGAGCAGGGGTACGAGCCCGAACTACTCGACGCCGCCGTCGCCGTCAACGACGAGCAGCCGCGGCGGCTCGTCGACCTGCTCGCGGACCACGTCGACCTCGAGGGCGCGCGGATCGCCGTCCTCGGTCTCTCGTTCAAGCCGGGAACCGACGACATCCGCAAGTCCCGCGCGCTGGACGTCGTCGAGTACCTCCGCGAGCGCGGTGCTGCGGTCGTCGCGTACGACCCCGTCGCGGTGGACAACGTCCGCGAGCAGTATCCCGACCTCGAGATCGAGTACGCCGACTCGGCCGCGAGCGCGCTCGAGGGCGCCAATGGGGCAGTCGTCGCGACCGACTGGCCCGAGTTCGACGACCTCACGTTTGACGGGATGGCCAAACGGGTGCTCGTCGACGGGCGGCGGATCGACATCGACGAGGAGGAACTCGAGGTGTACGAAGGACTGACCTGGTAA
- a CDS encoding ferritin-like domain-containing protein — MTTDEITDLLTEAYNDELETVMNYLTNAIVLDGIHAEEVKASLEEDIQEELDHARILGERLKQLDESPPGSESFEAKQSGLQPPADTTDVQSVIDGVLQAEEDAIETYRSLIEAADDANDPVTEDVAVTILTDEEAHRTEFRGFQKEFPMD, encoded by the coding sequence ATGACGACCGACGAAATCACCGATCTCCTGACGGAGGCGTACAACGACGAACTCGAGACCGTGATGAACTACCTGACGAACGCGATCGTCCTCGACGGGATCCACGCCGAAGAAGTCAAAGCGAGCTTAGAGGAGGACATTCAGGAAGAACTGGATCACGCGCGCATACTGGGCGAGCGGTTGAAGCAACTCGACGAGTCGCCGCCGGGATCCGAGTCGTTCGAGGCGAAGCAGTCGGGGCTACAGCCGCCCGCGGATACGACCGACGTCCAGTCGGTCATCGACGGGGTGCTCCAGGCGGAGGAGGACGCGATCGAAACCTACCGGTCGCTCATCGAAGCCGCCGACGACGCGAACGATCCGGTGACCGAGGACGTCGCGGTGACGATCCTCACGGACGAGGAGGCCCACCGAACCGAGTTCCGCGGGTTCCAGAAGGAGTTCCCGATGGACTGA
- a CDS encoding homocitrate synthase/isopropylmalate synthase family protein: MLIQCLHKTVRPLTPVRGVEFFQGTLDSTDEIESARVFDTTLRDGEQSPGTSFSYDDKRQIASILDEMGTHVIEAGFPVNSDAEFEAVRDIASSTSTTTCGLGRVVDKDIEAALDSGVEMVHTFVSTSDVQIEDSMHATRDEVVQRAVESVERVKEAGVTCMFSPMDATRTDEEFLIDVIEAVTAAGTDWINIPDTCGVATPSRFKAMIEKVEAHTDARIDVHTHDDFGLATANALAGIEAGADQAQVSVNSIGERAGNAAYEEFVMAVESLYQTDTGIDTTRITELSEIVEEKSTIETPGNKPVVGDNAFSHESGIHAAGVIENSDTFEPGVMTPEMVGAERRLVMGKHTGTHSVRERLDELGFEPTDDEVRAVTRRVKDYGAEKRRVTVSDLERFAEEAGVDRRRERDDQEEEEVRA, translated from the coding sequence ATTCTGATACAATGTCTTCACAAGACGGTTCGTCCTCTGACACCAGTCAGGGGGGTCGAGTTCTTCCAGGGCACGTTAGATTCCACTGACGAAATAGAGTCAGCACGTGTCTTCGATACGACCCTCCGGGACGGCGAGCAGTCGCCCGGAACCTCGTTCTCGTATGACGATAAGCGACAGATCGCCTCGATCTTGGACGAGATGGGGACCCACGTTATCGAAGCCGGGTTCCCCGTCAACTCCGACGCGGAGTTCGAGGCCGTTCGCGATATCGCATCCTCGACGTCGACGACAACCTGCGGGTTAGGCCGCGTCGTCGACAAGGACATCGAAGCGGCGCTGGATTCCGGCGTCGAGATGGTGCACACGTTCGTCAGCACCAGCGACGTCCAGATCGAGGATTCGATGCACGCCACGCGGGACGAGGTCGTACAGCGCGCAGTCGAGTCGGTCGAACGCGTCAAAGAGGCGGGCGTCACCTGCATGTTCTCGCCGATGGACGCGACGCGCACCGACGAGGAGTTCCTGATCGACGTGATCGAAGCGGTCACGGCGGCGGGAACCGACTGGATCAACATTCCCGACACCTGCGGCGTCGCCACGCCGAGTCGGTTCAAGGCGATGATCGAGAAGGTCGAGGCCCACACCGACGCTCGGATCGACGTCCACACCCACGACGACTTCGGGCTGGCCACCGCGAACGCGCTGGCCGGCATCGAAGCGGGCGCCGATCAGGCGCAGGTGTCGGTCAACTCCATCGGCGAGCGCGCCGGCAACGCCGCCTACGAGGAGTTCGTGATGGCCGTCGAGTCCCTCTACCAGACCGACACGGGGATCGACACGACGCGCATCACCGAACTCTCCGAGATCGTCGAGGAGAAGAGCACCATCGAGACGCCGGGCAACAAGCCCGTCGTCGGCGACAACGCCTTCTCCCACGAGAGCGGTATCCACGCCGCCGGCGTCATCGAGAACTCCGACACCTTCGAGCCCGGCGTCATGACCCCGGAGATGGTCGGCGCCGAGCGTCGCCTGGTCATGGGGAAACACACCGGAACCCACTCGGTCCGCGAGCGCCTCGACGAGCTCGGCTTCGAGCCGACCGACGACGAGGTCCGCGCGGTCACCCGACGGGTCAAAGACTACGGCGCCGAGAAGCGCCGGGTCACGGTCAGCGACCTCGAGCGCTTCGCGGAGGAAGCCGGCGTCGATCGCCGGCGAGAGCGCGACGACCAGGAAGAGGAGGAGGTGCGCGCCTGA
- the ilvN gene encoding acetolactate synthase small subunit translates to MSGDEFERGLEGPAPEKRPSPEGRRNKQGIRIDPEVEATHEPRRTVISALVEHEPGVLAEVSGLFSRRQFNIESLTVGPTKDDDWARITVVVEEPDPGIDQIKKQLRKLLPVVSVRELEPDAMQRELALVKVDARDPAAVSAVADMYDATTVDSSPETATFEITGARQKIEAAVETFSQFGIREISRTGTTALARGTDETAAPAGSSAEASTADEANHTQQQPQTTSDD, encoded by the coding sequence ATGAGCGGCGACGAGTTCGAACGCGGACTCGAGGGACCGGCACCCGAGAAACGCCCCTCTCCCGAGGGCCGGCGCAACAAGCAGGGCATTCGCATCGACCCCGAGGTCGAGGCGACCCACGAGCCGCGCCGGACCGTCATCTCGGCGCTGGTCGAACACGAGCCCGGCGTGCTCGCGGAAGTCTCGGGGCTGTTCTCGAGGCGGCAGTTCAACATCGAGAGCCTGACCGTCGGGCCGACGAAGGACGACGACTGGGCCCGTATCACGGTCGTCGTCGAGGAGCCCGACCCCGGAATCGACCAGATCAAAAAGCAGCTGCGGAAGCTGCTGCCGGTCGTCTCGGTCCGAGAGCTCGAGCCCGACGCGATGCAGCGGGAACTGGCGCTCGTGAAGGTCGACGCTCGCGATCCCGCCGCGGTCAGCGCCGTCGCGGACATGTACGACGCGACGACCGTCGACTCGAGTCCCGAGACGGCGACCTTCGAGATCACGGGCGCGCGACAGAAGATCGAAGCCGCGGTCGAGACATTCAGTCAGTTCGGCATTCGGGAGATTTCCCGGACCGGGACGACGGCGCTCGCTCGCGGCACCGACGAGACGGCCGCACCGGCCGGCTCGAGTGCAGAAGCATCGACCGCCGACGAGGCGAACCACACCCAACAACAACCGCAGACAACTTCCGATGACTGA
- the ilvB gene encoding biosynthetic-type acetolactate synthase large subunit: MSERATPVTPADADEEEQADDQITDSAAPDAAKSVPEADSTSEPEPVTNGAEAVVRALENAGVEYAFGVQGGAIMPVYDALYDSEITHVTMAHEQGAAHAADAYGIVSGKPGICLATSGPGATNLVTGLADADMDSDPLVALTGQVPTEFVGNDAFQETDTTGVTTPVTKNNAFASDPDRVGTDVSEAFALASEGRPGPTLVDLPKDITKSDTDAEPDAPKTPDTYEVQERADEEIVEAAAERIENSERPVMLLGGGVIKGEASEACREFAIEHEIPVITTMPGLGSFPEDHELSLEMAGMHGTGYANMAITHCDTLIGIGTRFDDRLTGGIETFAPEAELIHVDIDPAEISKNIYADYPLVGDAETVVEQLQEAVDESPQAKKWRAQCQQWKSEYSMDYETPEDKPVQPQFVVEALDEATSDEAIVTTGVGQHQMWACQYWTFTEPRTWVSSHGLGTMGYGLPAAIGARVAADDDQEVICVDGDGSFLMTLQGLSVAVREDLDITVAVLNNEYIGMVRQWQDAFFDGRHSASDYGWMPEFDKLAEAFGAQGYRIDDYDEVADTIESAIAYDGPSVIDVHIDPQANVYPMVPSGGDNGQFALTEDQL, translated from the coding sequence ATGAGCGAACGCGCAACACCGGTTACACCAGCCGACGCAGACGAGGAGGAACAGGCGGACGACCAGATCACGGACAGCGCGGCGCCGGACGCCGCCAAATCGGTGCCCGAAGCCGATTCGACGTCGGAGCCCGAACCGGTCACCAACGGCGCCGAGGCCGTCGTCCGCGCGTTAGAGAACGCGGGCGTCGAGTACGCCTTCGGCGTGCAGGGCGGGGCAATCATGCCCGTCTACGACGCCCTCTACGACTCCGAGATCACGCACGTGACGATGGCCCACGAGCAGGGCGCGGCCCACGCGGCCGACGCCTACGGCATCGTCTCGGGCAAGCCGGGCATCTGTCTAGCGACCTCGGGTCCGGGCGCGACGAACCTCGTGACGGGACTGGCGGACGCCGACATGGACTCGGATCCGCTGGTCGCGCTGACCGGCCAGGTGCCGACGGAGTTCGTCGGCAACGACGCGTTCCAGGAGACGGACACCACCGGCGTCACGACGCCGGTCACGAAGAACAACGCCTTCGCGTCCGATCCGGACCGCGTTGGCACCGACGTCAGCGAGGCCTTCGCGCTCGCCAGCGAGGGCCGACCGGGGCCGACGCTGGTCGACCTGCCCAAGGACATCACCAAGTCCGACACCGACGCCGAACCCGACGCGCCGAAGACGCCCGACACCTACGAGGTCCAGGAGCGGGCCGACGAGGAAATCGTTGAGGCGGCGGCCGAACGGATCGAAAATTCCGAGCGGCCCGTGATGCTGCTGGGCGGCGGCGTCATCAAGGGCGAGGCCAGCGAGGCCTGTCGGGAGTTCGCCATCGAGCATGAAATCCCGGTCATCACGACGATGCCCGGCCTCGGTTCGTTCCCCGAGGATCACGAGCTCTCGCTCGAGATGGCGGGGATGCACGGGACCGGCTACGCCAACATGGCGATCACGCACTGCGACACGCTGATCGGCATCGGCACCCGGTTCGACGACCGCCTGACCGGCGGCATCGAGACCTTCGCCCCCGAGGCGGAGCTCATCCACGTCGACATCGACCCCGCCGAGATCTCGAAGAACATCTACGCGGACTACCCGCTGGTCGGCGACGCCGAAACCGTCGTCGAGCAACTGCAGGAAGCGGTTGACGAGTCGCCGCAGGCGAAGAAGTGGCGCGCGCAGTGCCAGCAGTGGAAGTCCGAGTACTCGATGGACTACGAGACGCCCGAGGACAAACCCGTCCAGCCGCAGTTCGTCGTGGAGGCCCTCGATGAGGCCACGAGCGACGAGGCCATCGTGACGACCGGCGTCGGCCAGCACCAGATGTGGGCCTGCCAGTACTGGACGTTCACCGAGCCGCGCACGTGGGTCTCGAGCCACGGGCTCGGGACGATGGGCTACGGCCTGCCCGCGGCGATCGGCGCGCGGGTCGCGGCCGACGACGATCAGGAAGTGATCTGCGTCGACGGCGACGGTTCCTTCCTGATGACCCTGCAGGGGCTGTCGGTCGCGGTTCGCGAGGACCTTGACATCACCGTCGCGGTGCTCAACAACGAGTACATCGGGATGGTCCGACAGTGGCAGGACGCCTTCTTCGACGGGCGCCACTCCGCGTCGGACTACGGCTGGATGCCCGAGTTCGACAAGCTCGCCGAAGCCTTCGGCGCGCAGGGGTACCGCATCGACGACTACGACGAGGTCGCCGACACCATCGAATCGGCCATCGCGTACGACGGGCCGTCGGTCATCGACGTCCACATCGACCCGCAGGCCAACGTCTACCCGATGGTTCCCAGCGGCGGCGACAACGGGCAGTTCGCGCTGACGGAGGACCAGCTATGA
- the aglJ gene encoding S-layer glycoprotein N-glycosyltransferase AglJ, whose product MENDGPRASAVADGSGEITVMSESETTREISAEEVCILIPTLNEAATIGDVIDGFEEQGYTNVVVIDGGSDDDTQEIARDHGAQVLVQSGEGKGQAVREAVDYIDVPYVLMLDGDGTYDPNDAEQMLEPLAQGYEHVIGNRFADMDDDAMKALNGFGNRMINRSFRLIHGADYEDILSGYRAFTTDSFDRLSLDSDGFTIETELAVECVKHGIDTTVVPVSYSARPEESETNLHPVRDGGTIILALYSLAKTNNPLFYFGSLGAAGLVTGSLIAVYVLWEWVQYGVGHNILALVSAAAILLGVQLLMFGVLSDMLVTLHREQRRRLEHIARRNDRDDD is encoded by the coding sequence ATGGAGAACGATGGGCCTCGCGCGAGCGCGGTCGCGGACGGTAGCGGAGAGATTACCGTCATGAGCGAATCCGAGACGACGCGCGAGATTTCCGCCGAGGAGGTGTGCATCCTCATCCCGACGTTGAACGAAGCCGCGACGATCGGGGACGTGATCGACGGCTTCGAGGAGCAGGGGTACACGAACGTCGTCGTCATCGACGGCGGCTCGGACGACGACACACAGGAGATCGCCCGCGATCACGGTGCACAGGTACTGGTCCAGTCCGGCGAGGGCAAGGGTCAGGCGGTTCGAGAGGCTGTCGACTACATCGACGTTCCCTACGTCCTGATGCTCGACGGCGACGGCACGTACGATCCGAACGACGCCGAACAAATGCTCGAGCCGCTGGCGCAGGGCTACGAGCACGTGATCGGCAACCGCTTTGCTGACATGGACGACGACGCCATGAAGGCGCTGAACGGGTTCGGCAACCGGATGATCAACCGATCGTTCCGGCTGATTCACGGGGCCGACTACGAGGACATCCTCTCGGGCTACCGCGCGTTTACGACCGACTCCTTCGACCGGCTCTCGCTGGATTCGGACGGGTTTACGATCGAGACGGAACTCGCCGTCGAGTGCGTCAAACACGGGATCGACACGACGGTCGTCCCGGTCAGTTACAGTGCCCGGCCCGAGGAGTCGGAGACGAACCTCCACCCGGTCAGGGACGGCGGGACGATCATCCTCGCGCTGTACTCGCTCGCGAAAACCAACAACCCGCTGTTTTACTTCGGCAGCCTCGGAGCCGCCGGCCTCGTTACGGGCAGCCTCATCGCAGTCTACGTGCTCTGGGAGTGGGTCCAGTACGGAGTCGGCCACAATATTCTGGCGCTGGTTTCGGCGGCCGCAATCCTGCTCGGCGTCCAACTGCTTATGTTCGGCGTCCTCTCGGACATGCTCGTGACCCTCCACCGCGAACAGCGGCGTCGGCTCGAGCACATCGCGCGCCGAAATGACCGCGACGACGACTGA
- a CDS encoding DUF5779 family protein yields the protein MSDFDLDLRAVEEHIDEELELEGSIVLGVLDGTTSDDEWLETVSSGNVLVLCVEGEVNELASGFARDVKEAGGNLVHFRGFLIVAPPGVDVSTDRL from the coding sequence ATGAGCGACTTCGACCTCGACCTTCGGGCGGTCGAGGAACACATCGACGAGGAGCTCGAACTCGAGGGAAGCATCGTACTCGGCGTTCTCGACGGGACGACGTCGGACGACGAGTGGCTCGAGACCGTCTCGAGCGGGAACGTGCTCGTCCTCTGCGTCGAGGGCGAGGTCAACGAACTGGCGTCAGGCTTCGCCCGCGACGTCAAGGAGGCTGGCGGCAATCTGGTTCACTTCCGGGGCTTCCTGATCGTGGCGCCGCCGGGGGTAGACGTCAGCACGGATCGATTGTAA
- a CDS encoding ribbon-helix-helix domain-containing protein translates to MTEYTTVSIPKDLADRVEETIDGTSFQSTSDLVRFLLRSIVIQHQKEGELTEAEFEEITEQLRGLGYLE, encoded by the coding sequence ATGACCGAGTACACCACCGTCTCGATCCCGAAGGATCTCGCCGACCGCGTCGAGGAGACGATCGACGGCACGAGCTTCCAGAGCACGAGCGACCTCGTCCGATTCCTGCTGCGCAGCATCGTCATCCAGCACCAGAAGGAAGGCGAACTGACGGAAGCCGAGTTCGAGGAGATCACCGAACAGCTCCGTGGGCTGGGCTACCTCGAGTAA